Proteins encoded by one window of Streptomyces sp. NBC_01477:
- a CDS encoding SNF2-related protein, with protein MELLDPEKTELVADTSSYFRRSRLFLEAVLRKTPLPQSERGLALTDRFLLDPLGYQQRPAELALSMRNLRPLVLIADVVGLGKTLEIGLTLAELIRRGRGERILVVTPQSILEQFQHELWTRFSIPLVRLDSYGIQRIQREIPAGRNPFTQYKRVIISVDTLKNIGQYRHHLERIRWDAVVIDESHNLINPGSQRRALAETLAPRTDALLLASATPHNGDKRSFADLISLLDPAAIADHDRYDPAEDLGHLYIRRTKISPEVRDEMGTEWPDRGPTVSLHCAATEAEERIFTELTEHWLAAPGSTEFGAADQDRTSVATEQIFAYNLLKPFLSSHTALSETVDNRIARLGERVRKATEKGLAADPRIGPEQAALVRLREIIADMGDGTAHGDSAKLDALVGQLTQIGVGPGSTTRAVVFSERVRTLKWLAEVVPARLGFPVGADGTAKAVAVMHGGLSDDEQGKVLESFGLADTPVRLLLTGDVASEGVNLHRQCHHLIHYDIPWSLIRIEQRNGRIDRYGQKYEPQFRALILTSAISGAKDDRTVAEKLLRREEEAHKLDGTAEAVSGYYRAEEEERRLITELVSGGTVEHFLESGQDDDAALADLFGQVDTITEQELPARAELISLFEGDTAEFVATALEEVYKERAEDLIGLSFGTDAKGGSYFSLSPAKAPDLLHRLKALPPGYLKEQRVAERMLVTFDRTLAQRKLTEARDSSTTMWPEVSFLTDIHPVVEWLTDKVLVTFDAQQAPIITTPHVDGPVFLVQGIHSNALGRPTVVRWMAVSGLNSGNLEVRAMADALRDAKVGPRLARTGGPRDLDRLQSLVPAAVAAARGHLDAGRAQWEEQISEPLAAYRARPCALPSRSG; from the coding sequence GTGGAACTGCTCGACCCGGAGAAGACCGAACTGGTCGCCGACACCTCCTCGTACTTCCGGCGCAGCCGCCTCTTCCTCGAAGCCGTCCTGCGCAAGACCCCACTGCCTCAGTCGGAGCGCGGCCTCGCGCTCACCGACCGCTTCCTGCTCGACCCGCTCGGCTATCAGCAGCGCCCCGCCGAGCTCGCGCTGTCCATGCGCAACCTCCGCCCCCTGGTGCTCATCGCCGACGTCGTGGGCCTCGGCAAGACCCTGGAGATCGGCCTGACTCTCGCGGAGCTCATCCGCCGCGGGCGCGGCGAGCGCATCCTGGTCGTGACTCCACAGAGCATCCTTGAGCAGTTCCAGCACGAGCTGTGGACTCGCTTCTCGATCCCGCTCGTACGGCTCGACTCGTACGGCATCCAGCGCATCCAGCGCGAGATCCCGGCCGGCCGGAACCCGTTCACGCAGTACAAGCGGGTGATCATCTCGGTCGACACGCTCAAGAATATCGGCCAGTACCGGCACCACCTGGAGCGCATCCGCTGGGACGCCGTCGTCATCGACGAGTCCCACAACCTGATCAATCCCGGCAGCCAGCGCCGCGCCCTCGCCGAGACCCTGGCACCGCGCACGGATGCCCTGCTGCTTGCCAGCGCCACCCCGCACAACGGTGACAAGCGCTCCTTCGCCGATCTGATCTCGCTGCTCGATCCGGCCGCCATCGCCGACCACGACCGCTACGACCCGGCGGAGGACCTCGGCCACCTCTATATCCGGCGGACCAAGATCAGCCCCGAGGTGCGGGATGAGATGGGCACGGAGTGGCCCGATCGCGGTCCCACCGTCTCCCTGCACTGCGCGGCCACAGAGGCGGAGGAGCGGATCTTCACCGAGCTGACGGAGCACTGGCTTGCCGCGCCGGGGAGTACGGAGTTCGGGGCGGCCGACCAGGACCGGACCTCCGTCGCCACCGAGCAGATTTTCGCCTACAACCTGCTCAAGCCCTTCCTCTCCTCCCACACCGCCCTCAGTGAGACGGTCGACAACCGCATCGCCAGGCTGGGCGAGCGGGTCCGCAAGGCGACGGAGAAGGGGCTCGCGGCTGACCCTAGGATCGGCCCTGAGCAGGCGGCGCTCGTCCGGCTGCGAGAGATCATCGCGGACATGGGCGACGGCACCGCGCACGGTGACTCCGCCAAACTCGACGCACTCGTGGGGCAGTTGACGCAGATCGGAGTAGGCCCCGGGTCGACCACCCGGGCTGTGGTCTTCTCCGAACGGGTTCGTACGCTCAAGTGGCTGGCCGAGGTTGTTCCCGCCCGGCTGGGCTTTCCGGTCGGCGCCGACGGGACGGCGAAGGCCGTGGCCGTGATGCACGGTGGCCTCAGCGACGACGAGCAGGGCAAGGTCCTCGAGTCGTTCGGCCTCGCCGACACCCCAGTCCGGCTGCTGCTCACCGGGGATGTCGCCTCCGAGGGCGTCAACCTGCACCGGCAATGCCACCACCTGATCCACTACGACATTCCGTGGTCGCTGATCCGCATCGAGCAGCGCAACGGCCGGATCGATCGGTATGGGCAGAAGTACGAGCCCCAGTTCCGCGCGCTGATCCTGACCTCGGCCATCTCCGGCGCCAAGGACGACCGCACTGTCGCTGAGAAGCTGCTGCGCCGGGAGGAGGAGGCACACAAACTGGACGGTACGGCCGAAGCGGTTTCTGGCTACTACCGGGCCGAGGAAGAAGAGCGTCGGCTGATCACGGAATTGGTCAGCGGCGGCACGGTCGAACACTTTCTGGAGTCCGGCCAGGACGACGACGCGGCCCTCGCCGACCTATTCGGCCAGGTGGACACCATCACCGAGCAGGAACTGCCCGCCCGCGCCGAGCTGATCTCCCTCTTCGAGGGCGATACGGCCGAGTTCGTCGCCACCGCGCTCGAAGAGGTCTACAAGGAGCGGGCCGAGGACCTGATCGGCCTGTCGTTCGGCACCGACGCCAAGGGCGGCTCGTACTTTTCGCTATCTCCGGCCAAGGCCCCCGACCTGCTGCACCGCCTCAAGGCCCTACCGCCCGGCTACCTCAAGGAGCAGCGTGTTGCAGAGCGGATGCTGGTTACCTTCGACCGCACCCTCGCGCAGCGAAAACTCACCGAGGCGAGGGACAGCAGCACCACCATGTGGCCGGAGGTCTCTTTCCTCACCGATATCCATCCGGTGGTGGAGTGGCTGACGGACAAGGTCCTCGTGACGTTCGACGCGCAGCAGGCCCCGATCATCACCACACCGCACGTCGACGGACCGGTGTTCCTCGTGCAGGGCATCCACTCCAACGCACTCGGCCGCCCCACCGTGGTGCGCTGGATGGCGGTGAGCGGGCTGAACTCGGGAAATCTGGAGGTGCGGGCCATGGCGGACGCGCTACGCGACGCGAAGGTCGGCCCGCGGCTCGCACGCACCGGCGGCCCGCGCGACCTCGACCGGCTCCAGTCCCTCGTCCCGGCCGCCGTCGCGGCCGCCCGCGGCCACCTGGACGCCGGAAGGGCCCAGTGGGAGGAGCAGATCAGCGAACCGCTCGCCGCCTACCGCGCCCGGCCATGCGCGCTCCCATCGAGAAGTGGATGA
- a CDS encoding UvrD-helicase domain-containing protein: protein MRAPIEKWMTFLHPDQVALVRRNWAGPARISGPAGTGKTVVALHRTAHLAQRTTGRVLYVTFASNLPRVQQTFLSSVAPHVADRVDFHSLHAWALDFLRARGVQVNVNGEKAETAFSHAWRLVGRASALAELVPHPQYWHDEITYVIKGRGVTTFADYVTVRRPGRRTVLRRHHKEAVWALYEAYESHRTERGVHDFNDLLSLALAEVQEGARPPYTAVIADEVQDLTLVGARLLYALVGDAPNGLLLVGDGQQAVYPGGFRLSDAGIEVRGDRGQALRINYRNATEILEAAMDGVAENFFEDIDGERLSGCRDVESEHHEGAVEQIEWAKSEEHDKALIEALNGLDAEQQADSAVLCPSRRTTEHYQRLLVRSGIPVFLLERYDGHSVPGVKRGSYQRSKGLEFKRVYLPRHDVAMPKSEGNAEADRERQELSRRQLLVATTRARDFLWTGSVTPAGSAQPG from the coding sequence ATGCGCGCTCCCATCGAGAAGTGGATGACGTTCCTCCATCCTGACCAGGTCGCGCTCGTCCGCCGCAACTGGGCCGGCCCTGCGCGGATCAGCGGTCCGGCCGGCACGGGCAAGACGGTGGTCGCCCTGCACCGCACGGCTCACCTGGCACAGCGCACGACGGGCCGCGTCCTGTACGTGACATTCGCGAGCAACCTGCCGCGTGTCCAGCAGACGTTCCTGTCCTCCGTAGCCCCGCACGTCGCCGATCGCGTGGACTTCCACAGCCTGCACGCGTGGGCGCTCGACTTCCTGCGGGCGCGCGGCGTGCAGGTGAACGTGAACGGGGAGAAGGCGGAGACGGCATTCAGCCACGCATGGAGACTGGTCGGCCGCGCGAGCGCTCTGGCCGAACTCGTCCCCCACCCGCAGTACTGGCACGACGAGATCACGTACGTCATCAAGGGCCGTGGCGTCACCACCTTCGCCGACTACGTCACCGTGCGGCGGCCCGGCCGCCGCACGGTGCTCCGGCGCCACCACAAAGAGGCCGTTTGGGCGCTCTACGAGGCGTACGAGTCGCATCGTACGGAGCGCGGAGTCCACGACTTCAACGACCTGTTGTCCCTCGCACTGGCCGAGGTCCAGGAAGGCGCCAGGCCGCCGTACACCGCGGTGATCGCGGACGAGGTCCAGGACCTCACCCTCGTCGGGGCCAGGCTCCTCTACGCCCTGGTCGGCGACGCACCGAATGGCCTGCTGCTGGTGGGCGACGGCCAGCAGGCCGTCTATCCAGGAGGCTTCCGGCTGTCTGACGCGGGCATCGAGGTCCGAGGTGACCGCGGCCAGGCGCTGCGCATCAACTACCGAAACGCCACGGAGATCCTTGAGGCCGCCATGGACGGCGTCGCCGAGAACTTCTTCGAAGACATCGACGGTGAACGCCTGTCGGGGTGCCGTGATGTGGAATCCGAGCACCACGAGGGAGCGGTGGAGCAGATTGAGTGGGCGAAGTCGGAGGAGCATGACAAGGCGCTGATCGAGGCGTTGAACGGCCTCGACGCCGAGCAGCAGGCGGATTCGGCCGTGCTGTGCCCGTCCAGGCGGACCACGGAGCATTACCAGCGGCTGCTCGTCCGGTCCGGCATTCCGGTCTTCCTGCTGGAACGCTATGACGGCCACTCGGTACCCGGCGTGAAACGCGGCAGCTACCAGCGCTCGAAGGGACTGGAGTTCAAGCGCGTCTACCTCCCGCGACACGACGTGGCGATGCCCAAAAGCGAAGGGAACGCGGAGGCCGATCGCGAGCGCCAAGAACTCAGCCGACGCCAGCTTCTCGTGGCGACGACGCGAGCTCGTGACTTCCTCTGGACGGGCAGTGTGACGCCAGCCGGCAGCGCTCAGCCGGGCTGA
- a CDS encoding HAD family hydrolase — protein MRRPFVLFDLDNTLVDRQGTLADWAGEFVSRHGLGDGEQAYVLGAVAERAYPSTFDTIRVRYRLDASAEELWRAYCADIATMLSCHSEVLGGLDELRRAGWRVGVATNGAADIQWAKLRATGIAGHVDGAFVSGEGDARKPAVRHFALAAERCGAVLSDGGWMVGDNPVNDVGGGHSAGLRTIWVANGRSWVAHAPAPEHTVFDARSAIDLLLRLVADHVGTAS, from the coding sequence GTGCGGCGGCCATTCGTTCTTTTCGACCTCGACAACACGCTCGTCGACCGGCAGGGGACGCTCGCGGACTGGGCTGGTGAGTTCGTCTCCCGGCACGGGCTGGGGGACGGGGAGCAGGCGTACGTGCTTGGGGCTGTGGCGGAGCGGGCGTATCCGTCGACCTTTGACACGATCCGTGTCCGCTACCGGCTGGACGCGTCGGCGGAGGAGTTGTGGCGGGCCTACTGCGCGGACATCGCGACCATGCTGTCCTGTCACAGCGAGGTTCTCGGCGGGCTGGACGAACTCCGTCGGGCTGGTTGGCGGGTGGGGGTGGCGACCAACGGGGCGGCGGACATTCAGTGGGCCAAGTTGAGGGCTACCGGGATCGCCGGCCACGTGGATGGGGCTTTTGTCTCGGGGGAGGGCGATGCGCGCAAGCCCGCGGTTCGGCATTTCGCCCTGGCCGCGGAGCGGTGCGGAGCCGTGTTGAGCGACGGCGGTTGGATGGTGGGGGACAATCCCGTCAACGACGTCGGGGGCGGGCACTCGGCGGGGCTGCGCACGATCTGGGTCGCCAACGGCCGGTCTTGGGTGGCGCACGCACCGGCCCCTGAGCACACCGTTTTCGATGCTCGCAGCGCCATCGACCTCCTGCTTCGGCTGGTGGCAGATCACGTAGGGACCGCTTCATGA
- a CDS encoding DUF1932 domain-containing protein has protein sequence MTVTVGLLHPGSMGAAFGAQMRARGHTILWCPDGRSDATRLRAEDADLQPAALAELVARSEVLLALCPPAAAEEVAAAVAAVRAASADAIYVEANAVAPSRVQRVAELLAPMPVVDAAVVGSPPAGGKTPTLYLACAYAQTDRIVQLFAGTDIQTHVLGDGLGAASALKLAYTSYQKVSRVLAAVAYGAADAYGVGDELLAIAAKRTRSYLVETDYIPKTAARAWRWGPEIEDAAGLLADAGLPDSLMHAAAATLARWDGNKDQQLTLVEALEALRGESDDPT, from the coding sequence ATGACCGTGACCGTTGGGCTGCTGCATCCGGGCAGCATGGGAGCTGCCTTCGGCGCGCAAATGCGTGCTCGCGGCCACACGATTCTGTGGTGCCCTGACGGTCGTAGCGACGCGACCCGGCTCCGGGCGGAAGACGCCGACCTCCAGCCTGCCGCGCTGGCGGAACTCGTTGCTCGCTCCGAGGTGCTGCTGGCCCTGTGCCCGCCCGCCGCCGCCGAGGAGGTCGCAGCGGCGGTGGCGGCCGTCCGGGCCGCGAGCGCGGACGCGATCTACGTCGAAGCCAACGCGGTGGCGCCGTCACGCGTGCAGCGTGTCGCCGAGCTGCTCGCACCCATGCCGGTGGTCGACGCTGCGGTCGTCGGGTCGCCCCCGGCGGGAGGCAAGACGCCGACCCTCTATCTCGCCTGTGCTTACGCGCAGACCGATCGGATCGTGCAGCTCTTCGCGGGTACGGATATCCAGACGCACGTACTCGGGGATGGCCTTGGCGCGGCCTCCGCCCTGAAGCTCGCCTACACCAGTTACCAGAAGGTCTCCCGCGTGCTGGCCGCTGTGGCGTACGGAGCGGCCGATGCGTACGGCGTCGGGGACGAGCTGCTGGCGATCGCGGCCAAGCGCACCCGCAGCTACCTCGTCGAGACCGACTACATCCCGAAGACCGCTGCTCGGGCCTGGCGCTGGGGTCCGGAGATCGAGGACGCCGCCGGCCTCCTCGCGGACGCAGGGCTGCCGGACTCCCTCATGCACGCGGCTGCCGCGACGCTCGCCCGGTGGGACGGCAACAAAGACCAGCAGCTCACCCTCGTCGAGGCGCTGGAAGCGCTGCGTGGAGAGTCGGACGATCCGACGTGA
- a CDS encoding guanylate kinase, with protein MRSGILLYGPPAAGKDTVTTALAALDARYVPFRRLKVGSGKSAGYRMGTATHLADLEASGDVIYRNERYGNIYVVDRPGLDQAMEGGTVPVVHLGQVAGVEQVAALSGVRWVRVLLWCSRTSTAERSRRRGDADTAARLAAWDATQEDLASYPQAGWEVRVDTDTVTPQEAAQQIDAFVRSAAAQP; from the coding sequence ATGAGGTCGGGCATCCTGCTGTACGGGCCGCCGGCGGCGGGCAAAGACACGGTCACTACGGCGCTGGCCGCACTCGACGCGCGGTACGTCCCTTTCCGGCGGCTCAAGGTCGGCAGCGGGAAGTCGGCGGGCTACCGCATGGGCACGGCGACGCACTTGGCCGATCTGGAGGCGAGCGGCGACGTCATCTACCGCAACGAGCGGTACGGCAACATCTACGTCGTCGACAGGCCCGGGCTTGACCAGGCCATGGAGGGCGGCACGGTGCCGGTCGTCCATCTCGGCCAGGTGGCAGGGGTGGAGCAGGTGGCAGCCCTCTCCGGGGTGCGCTGGGTGCGCGTACTGCTGTGGTGCTCCCGGACATCTACGGCCGAGCGGTCACGACGCCGGGGCGATGCGGACACGGCGGCTCGGCTGGCAGCGTGGGACGCCACCCAGGAAGACCTTGCCTCGTACCCCCAGGCCGGGTGGGAGGTGCGGGTGGACACGGACACGGTCACGCCGCAGGAGGCGGCCCAGCAGATCGACGCCTTCGTCCGCAGCGCCGCAGCGCAGCCCTGA
- a CDS encoding NUDIX hydrolase gives MSEPQEAVAQPRTAAGVLLFDEAGRVLLVHPTYKPGWEIPGGYLHPGETPREGAARELKEELHLATPIGHLLVADWAPHPSEGDKLLFVFDGGILGEDGQAEIRPDGVEIDAYAFHAQDELDKVLIPRLARRIHAAFAARASGETHYLEHGIVGM, from the coding sequence ATGAGCGAGCCCCAAGAAGCGGTGGCCCAGCCCCGCACCGCAGCAGGCGTGCTGCTCTTCGACGAGGCGGGCCGCGTGCTCCTCGTCCATCCCACCTACAAACCCGGCTGGGAAATCCCCGGCGGCTACCTCCACCCCGGTGAAACGCCAAGGGAAGGCGCTGCCCGCGAGCTGAAGGAAGAGCTGCACCTCGCCACTCCCATCGGACACCTCCTCGTCGCCGACTGGGCGCCCCACCCGTCCGAGGGCGACAAGCTCCTCTTCGTCTTCGACGGCGGCATCCTCGGGGAGGATGGCCAGGCAGAGATCCGCCCGGACGGCGTGGAGATCGACGCCTACGCCTTCCACGCTCAGGACGAGCTCGACAAGGTGTTGATTCCTCGCCTCGCCCGTCGCATCCACGCAGCGTTTGCCGCACGCGCAAGCGGCGAGACGCATTACCTCGAACACGGCATAGTCGGTATGTAA
- a CDS encoding HD domain-containing protein, which translates to MQRDMVAWASQLARDELAGPLPRRWAHSQGVATRAVSLAPVAGEASGLLRTAAVLHDIGYAPRLAATGFHPLDGARFLRDVHGSDERLVRLVANHSLALLEAEERGLRETLEAEFPLLEDRLLVDALVYCDMTTTPDGEPTTARKRVAEIVSRYGADSIVGRFIRRAAPEIFAAVERVRAAMGGAQPR; encoded by the coding sequence ATGCAGAGGGACATGGTCGCGTGGGCCTCACAGTTGGCGCGGGACGAGCTGGCCGGTCCCCTGCCTCGGCGTTGGGCGCATTCACAGGGAGTCGCAACCCGCGCTGTCTCGCTCGCGCCCGTGGCTGGCGAAGCTTCTGGCCTGCTTCGCACGGCTGCCGTCCTGCACGACATCGGTTACGCGCCACGTCTGGCGGCGACTGGTTTCCACCCGCTGGACGGGGCTCGGTTCCTCCGGGATGTCCATGGAAGCGACGAGCGCTTGGTCCGTCTGGTGGCCAACCACTCCCTTGCCCTTCTGGAGGCGGAGGAGCGTGGGCTGCGAGAGACGCTGGAGGCTGAGTTCCCGCTACTGGAGGACCGGTTGCTCGTGGACGCGCTCGTGTACTGCGACATGACGACGACGCCTGACGGTGAGCCGACGACCGCCCGGAAACGGGTGGCGGAGATCGTCAGTCGGTACGGGGCTGACAGCATCGTGGGGCGGTTCATTCGGCGGGCGGCGCCGGAGATCTTCGCGGCGGTGGAGCGGGTGAGGGCGGCGATGGGCGGCGCTCAGCCGAGGTAG
- a CDS encoding NUDIX hydrolase, producing the protein MGRTEYYNDPSAPKANTLIPASNLLVVDESGAILLQRRRDTGQWALPGGAQDIGETAAQCAVRECLEETGIVAEITGFLGVYTNPKHIVAYTDGEIRQQYENTYIGRPVGGEPTINDEADGVRFVQPADLDAYDIHASMRQQIGDYLAGTYPYLG; encoded by the coding sequence ATGGGCAGGACTGAGTACTACAACGACCCGAGCGCCCCCAAGGCCAACACCCTCATCCCCGCCAGCAACCTCCTGGTCGTGGACGAGTCCGGCGCGATCCTCCTCCAGCGCCGCCGCGACACCGGCCAGTGGGCACTGCCCGGCGGAGCCCAGGACATCGGCGAGACCGCCGCCCAGTGCGCCGTCCGCGAATGCCTCGAAGAGACCGGGATCGTCGCCGAGATCACGGGCTTCCTCGGCGTCTACACCAACCCCAAGCACATCGTCGCCTACACCGACGGCGAGATCCGCCAGCAGTACGAGAACACCTACATCGGCCGCCCCGTCGGCGGCGAGCCCACCATCAACGACGAAGCCGACGGCGTCCGCTTCGTCCAGCCCGCCGACCTCGACGCGTACGACATCCACGCCAGCATGCGCCAGCAGATCGGCGACTACCTCGCCGGCACCTACCCCTACCTCGGCTGA
- a CDS encoding XRE family transcriptional regulator, with protein MNERLHSVLAQRGVTPELLAEVCEVDPKTVGRWLGGRIPHPRHRYRVAQHLRVEEAFLWPAPQAVSRPTTTASPGTELLCTYPNRASVPRETWLSLLQQAQEQIDVLVFSGTFFAQSNPHVARMLATRATDGVRVRLCFGAPGGQAVALRGREEGIGDTLAAKIRASLTYYRSLLAVDGCEVRLHDTTLYTSLFRYDDTLLANPHIYGQPASANPVLHLKWADANGWFDTYADSFDAVWAGARPWTPEQEGTRAHGQD; from the coding sequence GTGAACGAGCGACTGCACTCCGTACTCGCCCAGCGGGGCGTCACGCCCGAGTTGCTCGCGGAAGTATGCGAAGTGGACCCCAAGACCGTCGGCCGCTGGCTTGGCGGACGCATCCCCCACCCACGCCACCGCTATCGCGTCGCCCAGCACCTCCGCGTAGAGGAAGCCTTCCTCTGGCCCGCTCCGCAAGCCGTGAGCAGGCCGACGACGACCGCCAGCCCTGGAACGGAACTCCTCTGCACGTACCCCAATCGGGCCAGCGTCCCGCGGGAGACGTGGCTCTCCCTGCTCCAACAGGCCCAGGAACAGATCGACGTGCTGGTCTTCTCCGGAACGTTCTTCGCGCAGAGCAACCCGCATGTCGCACGGATGCTGGCTACCCGCGCGACCGACGGCGTCCGTGTGCGGCTGTGCTTCGGTGCCCCAGGCGGCCAGGCCGTTGCCCTGCGGGGCCGTGAGGAAGGCATCGGCGACACCCTGGCCGCCAAGATCCGCGCCTCCCTCACCTACTACCGCTCGCTGTTAGCGGTGGACGGCTGCGAGGTGCGGCTGCACGACACGACGCTCTACACCTCGCTCTTCCGCTACGACGACACCCTGCTGGCCAACCCGCACATCTACGGCCAGCCCGCCAGCGCCAACCCCGTCCTCCACCTCAAATGGGCAGACGCCAACGGCTGGTTCGACACGTACGCTGACAGCTTCGATGCCGTCTGGGCCGGCGCACGCCCCTGGACGCCCGAGCAGGAGGGGACCAGAGCACATGGGCAGGACTGA
- a CDS encoding HAD family hydrolase, with protein MALIVLWDIDHTLVDNAGVSKEIYAAAFESATGIRPAEPAVTQGRTDRLIMRDMLRRHGAEEPGWAVVEAALVKAGAERLEVLRERGTALPGVRSVLKEASMRSGWVSSVLTGNIAANARVKLAAFGLDVLLDLPVGAYGADAEERPHLVDIARRRIHRGCGFPLDTPVVLVGDTPRDVEAALTSGAHIIGVATGVDSSAALAAAGAPVVLPDLVDTDRVLALLKDVERGENVPGTS; from the coding sequence ATGGCGCTCATCGTCCTGTGGGACATCGACCACACGCTCGTCGACAACGCCGGTGTGAGCAAGGAGATCTACGCCGCCGCGTTCGAGTCTGCGACGGGAATCCGTCCAGCCGAACCAGCGGTCACCCAGGGGCGTACGGACCGCCTGATCATGCGGGACATGCTCCGGCGCCACGGGGCGGAAGAGCCTGGGTGGGCGGTGGTTGAGGCTGCGCTCGTCAAGGCCGGCGCGGAACGGCTTGAGGTCTTGCGTGAGCGGGGCACCGCGCTGCCAGGTGTACGGAGTGTCCTCAAGGAAGCCTCCATGCGGAGCGGTTGGGTGTCCTCGGTCCTCACCGGCAACATCGCGGCAAACGCCCGTGTCAAGCTGGCGGCCTTCGGCCTGGACGTGCTGCTGGACCTGCCCGTCGGAGCCTACGGCGCCGACGCCGAGGAGCGTCCGCACCTTGTGGACATCGCCCGCCGCCGCATCCACCGCGGCTGCGGCTTTCCCCTCGACACCCCCGTTGTGCTGGTGGGCGACACGCCCCGGGACGTCGAAGCCGCCCTGACCTCTGGAGCGCACATCATCGGCGTGGCCACCGGCGTCGACAGCTCGGCCGCGCTCGCCGCGGCCGGCGCCCCCGTCGTACTGCCCGACCTGGTGGACACGGATCGCGTACTCGCGCTGCTGAAGGACGTCGAGCGGGGCGAAAACGTCCCCGGGACGTCCTGA
- a CDS encoding radical SAM protein → MIAEVTGIRTIRMLYLQLLYRCNFACQHCFHGERLQHADAFTLEEAIALMRLMHREYGTEAVNLLGGEPFVYKDLPEVVRYAKQELGLHVEICTNGYRIERRLTEIAPYLDLLRISLEGNGATNDAIRKFGSYQGALSALDHARDLGIPTGATMTVNARNIDEVLPLARTLQGYGVQQLKLHHLRPVGNAAHHPELLISDTTVYGRLREQLRAASLSIEVIVDEDLSEEGTPETCDPVTEALAIPRIEADPRGALTMSCKAVGKDAHAFWYDKAAGHIVHRPSATDEIALAVPSVVYARA, encoded by the coding sequence ATGATCGCGGAAGTCACCGGCATCAGGACGATCCGGATGCTCTACCTGCAACTGCTCTACCGCTGCAATTTCGCCTGCCAGCACTGCTTCCACGGTGAACGCCTCCAGCACGCGGACGCCTTCACCCTCGAAGAGGCCATCGCGCTTATGAGGCTGATGCACAGGGAGTACGGCACCGAGGCCGTCAATCTCCTCGGCGGCGAGCCCTTCGTCTACAAGGACCTGCCCGAGGTCGTCCGGTACGCCAAGCAGGAGCTCGGTCTCCACGTGGAGATCTGCACCAACGGCTACCGCATCGAACGCCGGCTCACCGAGATCGCCCCATACCTGGACCTCCTGCGGATCTCGCTGGAGGGCAACGGCGCGACCAACGATGCCATCCGCAAGTTCGGCAGCTACCAGGGCGCACTGAGCGCCCTGGACCACGCCCGCGACCTCGGCATCCCCACCGGCGCGACCATGACGGTCAACGCCCGCAACATCGACGAGGTCCTGCCGCTGGCCCGCACCCTGCAGGGCTACGGCGTCCAGCAGCTCAAACTCCACCACCTGCGCCCGGTCGGCAACGCCGCCCACCACCCCGAACTGCTCATCAGCGACACCACCGTGTACGGCCGCCTTCGCGAGCAGCTCCGGGCCGCCAGCCTCTCGATCGAGGTCATCGTGGACGAGGACCTCTCGGAGGAGGGCACCCCCGAGACCTGCGACCCCGTGACGGAGGCCCTTGCAATTCCCCGGATCGAGGCCGACCCGCGCGGCGCCCTGACGATGTCCTGCAAGGCAGTCGGCAAGGACGCCCACGCCTTCTGGTACGACAAGGCCGCCGGCCACATCGTCCACCGGCCCTCCGCCACCGACGAGATCGCCCTCGCGGTGCCAAGCGTGGTCTACGCCCGTGCCTGA
- a CDS encoding AAA family ATPase, with translation MPDRPLFESLEGLRGTGKSTVAPLLAAARGAELVPTVPALYQSLRREIDARDNVEARMAFYLSALFTATDDIRRHLSAGIPVVVDSYFARCLANHRAYGSRLGVTLPPDLPEPVTYSLVCDEEERRHRLSARHKSTSRWDRLAEEVAEQITHAYAPFPMHRVGTTGRTPEQVVHAILDVTAQGGSGADPQPVGEHPHFLPPVPRGPVGARRL, from the coding sequence GTGCCTGACCGACCGCTCTTCGAGAGCCTCGAAGGGTTACGCGGCACGGGGAAATCCACCGTCGCGCCGCTGCTGGCGGCAGCCCGCGGCGCGGAACTCGTCCCCACCGTGCCCGCGCTCTACCAGTCTCTGCGGCGGGAGATCGACGCCCGGGACAACGTGGAAGCCCGCATGGCCTTCTACCTCTCCGCCCTGTTCACCGCCACCGACGACATCCGCCGGCACCTGTCGGCCGGTATCCCGGTCGTCGTGGACAGCTACTTCGCCCGCTGCCTGGCGAACCACCGTGCCTACGGCTCCCGTCTCGGTGTCACCCTGCCGCCGGACCTGCCCGAGCCCGTCACGTACAGCCTCGTGTGCGACGAAGAAGAACGCCGGCACAGGCTCTCCGCCCGCCACAAGTCCACGTCACGCTGGGACAGGCTCGCCGAAGAAGTAGCCGAGCAGATCACCCACGCGTACGCACCCTTCCCTATGCATCGCGTGGGCACCACGGGCCGCACACCGGAACAGGTCGTCCACGCCATCCTCGACGTCACTGCCCAAGGAGGCAGCGGTGCAGACCCTCAGCCGGTGGGAGAACACCCCCACTTTCTTCCCCCAGTTCCGCGCGGCCCTGTTGGAGCACGTCGGCTCTAG